Proteins from one Pelodiscus sinensis isolate JC-2024 chromosome 21, ASM4963464v1, whole genome shotgun sequence genomic window:
- the MTMR4 gene encoding phosphatidylinositol-3,5-bisphosphate 3-phosphatase MTMR4 isoform X4, which produces MMVPFAVLQGESVEYLGRANDAVIAISNYRLHIKCKDSVISVPLRMMESVESRDMFQLHIVCKDSKVVRCHFSTFKQCQEWLKRLSRAIARPAKPEDLFAFAYHAWCLGVCADEGDQHAHLCHPGDHVKFRFEMELVRMDFDLQNVWRVSDINSNYKLCTSYPQKLLVPVWITDKELENVASFRSWKRIPVVVYRHQPNGAAIARCSQPEISWWGWRNADDEYLVTSIAKACALNPGTRTASTIPHSGASEGAEPCDTDFDSSLTACSGVENAAAPQKLLILDARSYTAAVANRAKGGGCECEEYYPNCEVVFMGMANIHSIRNSFQYLRAVCSQMPDPSNWLSALESTKWLQHLSIMLKAAVLVSNAVDREGRPVLVHCSDGWDRTPQIIALAKILLDPYYRTMEGFQVLIESDWLDFGHKFGDRCGHHENVEDQNEQCPVFLQWLDSVHQLLKQFPCLFEFNEAFLVKLVQHTYSCLYGTFLGNSPCEREMHNIYKRTCSVWSLLRAGNKNFHNLLYMPGTEQVLHPVCHVRALHLWTAVYLPASYPCPLGEEGMDRYLPPGSQSQEFSGRSLDRLPKTRSMDDLLSAGDSSSPLTRTSSDPNLNNHCQEVRVALEPRHGSTEDTGLHLEESSVMAMGETQQVPVEPGKTLPLKTTANANSRTDQQAHCKLPRGWAPPPASNIFLETEVERRVNPEAVDGISPSSNHRGQENLCRTCVKTGEQLDSCPYNPSKATGLESNGSWNVVNHPKDTLNPAVGIPSQDAQAASVSSQNSPGPTPGMLHHHRDTGSGGHCEEMGQVGTVPLEQWQRPISQSQTSEFSLLASNWDSFQGMVMSLPNGETVTKRLLSYGCCNKRVNSKQLRVPGLCLSSQWSPREGVKPPVCSGHPSAHCAGPAGKPSRLWLPCHVKQVSGSKHVPQSSPSPVPPLYLDDDGLPFPTDVIQHRLRQIEASYKQEVEQLRRQVRELQLRLDIRYCCAPLAEPQMDYEDDFTCLKESDSSDTEDFFSDHSEDCLSEASWEPVDKKETEVTRWVPDHMASHCFNCDCEFWLAKRRHHCRNCGNVFCAGCCHLKLPIPDQQLYDPVLVCNSCYDHIQVSRARELMSQHLKKPIATASS; this is translated from the exons GTCCCgtttgctgtgctgcagggggagagTGTGGAGTATTTGGGCCGTGCGAATGATGCCGTGATCGCCATCTCCAACTACCGGCTTCATATCAAGTGTAAAGACTCCGTGATCAGT GTGCCTTTGAGGATGATGGAAAGCGTGGAGAGTCGGGACATGTTCCAGCTTCACATCGTCTGCAAGGACTCCAAAGTGGTCAG GTGCCATTTCTCCACCTTTAAGCAGTGCCAGGAGTGGCTGAAGAGGCTGAGCCGTGCCATTGCCCGCCCTGCGAAGCCTGAAGATCTGTTTGCATTCGCCTACCATGCTTGGTGCTTGGGAGTCTGCGCCGACGAGGGTGATCAGCATGCCCATCTGTGCCACCCAG GAGACCATGTGAAGTTCCGGTTTGAGATGGAGCTTGTGAGGATGGACTTCGACTTGCAGAATGTCTGGAGAGTTTCTGACATCAACAGCAATTACAA GCTCTGTACCAGTTACCCTCAGAAGCTGCTAGTTCCTGTCTGGATCACTGACAAGGAGCTGGAGAATGTGGCTTCCTTCAGGTCTTGGAAAAGGATCCCTGTAGTTGTGTACAG ACACCAGCCCAACGGCGCAGCAATCGCACGCTGCAGCCAGCCGGAAATCAGCTGGTGGGGCTGGCGCAATGCTGACGATGAGTATCTTGTGACCTCCATTGCCAAGGCCTGTGCCTTGAACCCTGGAACAAGGACAGCCAGTACAATTCCCCACAGCGGCGCCAGCGAAGGAGCGGAGCCCTGCGACACAGACTTTG ATTCCTCGCTGACGGCATGTTCAGGCGTGGAGAACGCAGCCGCCCCACAGAAGCTGCTGATCCTAGATGCCAGATCCTACACCGCGGCTGTTGCCAACAgggcaaagggagggggctgtgaaTGTGAAG AGTATTATCCAAACTGTGAGGTAGTGTTCATGGGCATGGCCAATATCCACTCCATCAGGAACAGCTTTCAGTACCTGCGTGCTGTCTGCAGCCAGATGCCAGATCCCAGCAA CTGGCTTTCAGCCTTGGAGAGTACCAAGTGGCTGCAGCATCTCTCCATCATGTTGAAGGCAGCAGTTCTGGTCTCAAATGCCGTCGACCGAGAGGGGCGCCCGGTGCTGGTGCACTGCTCAGATGGCTGGGACAGAACCCCGCAGATTATAGCACTGGCAAAGATACTTTTGGACCCCTACTATAGGACCATGGAG GGTTTTCAGGTGCTGATTGAATCAGACTGGCTCGATTTTGGTCACAAATTTGGTGATCGCTGTGGGCACCACGAGAATGTGGAAGATCAGAACGAGCAGTGTCCAGTGTTTCTTCAGTGGCTAGACTCCGTTCATCAGCTGCTCAAGCAGTTCCCCTGCCTGTTTGAATTTAATGAAGCTTTCCTG GTGAAACTGGTGCAGCACACATATTCCTGCCTGTATGGGACTTTCCTGGGCAACAGCCCCTGTGAGCGAGAGATGCACAACATTTACAAACGCACCTGCTCAGTGTGGTCGCTCCTGAGAGCTGGCAACAAGAactttcacaacctcctctacATGCCTGGCACCGAGCAG GTGCTGCATCCAGTGTGCCACGTGCGAGCACTACATCTTTGGACAGCAGTGTACCTTCCAGCATCATACCCCTGTCCTCTTGGGGAGGAGGGCATGGACCGTTATCTGCCCCCGGGATCCCAAAGCCAGGAGTTCAGTGGCAGATCTCTGGACAG GTTACCAAAGACAAGGTCTATGGACGACCTGCTTTCTGCCGGTGACTCCAGCAGCCCGCTGACCCGTACTTCTAGTGATCCAAACCTGAACAACCACTGCCAGGAGGTCAGGGTGGCCTTGGAGCCCAGACATGGCAGCACAGAGGACACTGGGCTGCACCTTGAGGAAAGCAGTGTGATGGCCATGGGAGAAACACAGCAGGTGCCAGTGGAGCCGGGGAAAACTCTGCCCCTGAAAACCACGGCAAACGCCAACAGCCGCACTGATCAGCAAGCGCACTGCAAGCTACCCAGGGGCTGGGCGCCTCCGCCAGCAAGCAACATCTTTCTCGAGACAGAAGTGGAGCGCAGGGTGaatccggaggctgtggatggcatcaGTCCATCTTCAAACCATCGTGGACAGGAGAACTTATGCAGGACTTGTGTCAAAACTGGGGAGCAGCTTGATTCCTGTCCCTATAACCCTTCCAAAGCAACTGGCTTGGAATCCAATGGAAGCTGGAATGTTGTGAACCACCCTAAAGACACCCTAAATCCTGCAGTGGGCATTCCCAGCCAGGACGCCCAAGCAGCAAGTGTCTCTTCTCAGAACAGCCCAGGCCCCACGCCAGGCATGCTGCATCACCACAGAGACACTGGCAGCGGTGGGCACTGTGAGGAAATGGGCCAGGTGGGGACGGTGCCGCTGGAGCAATGGCAAAGGCCCATTTCCCAGAGCCAGACCAGTGAGTTCTCTCTCCTGGCTTCCAACTGGGACAGTTTCCAGGGGATGGTGATGTCACTCCCCAATGGGGAGACAGTAACCAAGCGGCTGCTTTCCTACGGTTGCTGTAACAAGAGGGTGAACAGCAAGCAGCTGCGGGTGCCAGGGCTCTGTCTAAGTAGCCAGTGGTCTCCAAGAGAAGGTGTGAAACCACCAGTCTGCTCCGGCCATCCTAGCGCACATTGTGCAGGTCCTGCAGGGAAGCCAAGCCGGCTGTGGTTACCCTGCCATGTGAAGCAGGTGTCTGGCTCCAAGCATGTGCCACAGAGCAGCCCTTCCCCTGTGCCTCCCCTCTATTTGGATGACGACgggctccccttccccacagaTGTGATTCAGCACAGGCTGCGGCAGATCGAAGCCAGCTACAAGCAGGAAGTGGAGCAGCTGCGTAGGCAGGTGCGAGAGCTCCAGTTAAGGCTGGATATACGTTACTGCTGTGCCCCCCTGGCGGAGCCCCAGATGGACTATGAAGATGACTTT ACCTGTCTAAAGGAATCGGACAGCAGTGACACCGAGGACTTCTTCTCTGATCACAGTGAGGACTGTCTGTCTGAAGCAAGCTGGGAGCCTGTTGATAAGAAAGAGACTGAG GTCACACGCTGGGTTCCAGACCATATGGCATCACACTGCTTTAACTGTGATTGTGAATTCTGGCTAGCCAAACGAAGGCACCACTGCAG GAATTGTGGGAACGTGTTCTGTGCTGGCTGCTGTCATCTGAAGCTGCCCATTCCTGATCAGCAGCTCTACGATCCAGTCCTTGTCTGCAACTCATGTTACGATCACATCCAGGTGTCGCGTGCTAGAGAGCTCATGAGCCAGCACCTGAAGAAACCTATCGCCACAGCTTCCAGTTGA
- the MTMR4 gene encoding phosphatidylinositol-3,5-bisphosphate 3-phosphatase MTMR4 isoform X2, with amino-acid sequence MRAEEYAAGLEWWRRTAVSLAADRGRKESGFGLRGLDPSLVMMVPFAVLQGESVEYLGRANDAVIAISNYRLHIKCKDSVISVPLRMMESVESRDMFQLHIVCKDSKVVRCHFSTFKQCQEWLKRLSRAIARPAKPEDLFAFAYHAWCLGVCADEGDQHAHLCHPGDHVKFRFEMELVRMDFDLQNVWRVSDINSNYKLCTSYPQKLLVPVWITDKELENVASFRSWKRIPVVVYRHQPNGAAIARCSQPEISWWGWRNADDEYLVTSIAKACALNPGTRTASTIPHSGASEGAEPCDTDFDSSLTACSGVENAAAPQKLLILDARSYTAAVANRAKGGGCECEEYYPNCEVVFMGMANIHSIRNSFQYLRAVCSQMPDPSNWLSALESTKWLQHLSIMLKAAVLVSNAVDREGRPVLVHCSDGWDRTPQIIALAKILLDPYYRTMEGFQVLIESDWLDFGHKFGDRCGHHENVEDQNEQCPVFLQWLDSVHQLLKQFPCLFEFNEAFLVKLVQHTYSCLYGTFLGNSPCEREMHNIYKRTCSVWSLLRAGNKNFHNLLYMPGTEQVLHPVCHVRALHLWTAVYLPASYPCPLGEEGMDRYLPPGSQSQEFSGRSLDRLPKTRSMDDLLSAGDSSSPLTRTSSDPNLNNHCQEVRVALEPRHGSTEDTGLHLEESSVMAMGETQQVPVEPGKTLPLKTTANANSRTDQQAHCKLPRGWAPPPASNIFLETEVERRVNPEAVDGISPSSNHRGQENLCRTCVKTGEQLDSCPYNPSKATGLESNGSWNVVNHPKDTLNPAVGIPSQDAQAASVSSQNSPGPTPGMLHHHRDTGSGGHCEEMGQVGTVPLEQWQRPISQSQTSEFSLLASNWDSFQGMVMSLPNGETVTKRLLSYGCCNKRVNSKQLRVPGLCLSSQWSPREGVKPPVCSGHPSAHCAGPAGKPSRLWLPCHVKQVSGSKHVPQSSPSPVPPLYLDDDGLPFPTDVIQHRLRQIEASYKQEVEQLRRQVRELQLRLDIRYCCAPLAEPQMDYEDDFTCLKESDSSDTEDFFSDHSEDCLSEASWEPVDKKETEVTRWVPDHMASHCFNCDCEFWLAKRRHHCRNCGNVFCAGCCHLKLPIPDQQLYDPVLVCNSCYDHIQVSRARELMSQHLKKPIATASS; translated from the exons GTCCCgtttgctgtgctgcagggggagagTGTGGAGTATTTGGGCCGTGCGAATGATGCCGTGATCGCCATCTCCAACTACCGGCTTCATATCAAGTGTAAAGACTCCGTGATCAGT GTGCCTTTGAGGATGATGGAAAGCGTGGAGAGTCGGGACATGTTCCAGCTTCACATCGTCTGCAAGGACTCCAAAGTGGTCAG GTGCCATTTCTCCACCTTTAAGCAGTGCCAGGAGTGGCTGAAGAGGCTGAGCCGTGCCATTGCCCGCCCTGCGAAGCCTGAAGATCTGTTTGCATTCGCCTACCATGCTTGGTGCTTGGGAGTCTGCGCCGACGAGGGTGATCAGCATGCCCATCTGTGCCACCCAG GAGACCATGTGAAGTTCCGGTTTGAGATGGAGCTTGTGAGGATGGACTTCGACTTGCAGAATGTCTGGAGAGTTTCTGACATCAACAGCAATTACAA GCTCTGTACCAGTTACCCTCAGAAGCTGCTAGTTCCTGTCTGGATCACTGACAAGGAGCTGGAGAATGTGGCTTCCTTCAGGTCTTGGAAAAGGATCCCTGTAGTTGTGTACAG ACACCAGCCCAACGGCGCAGCAATCGCACGCTGCAGCCAGCCGGAAATCAGCTGGTGGGGCTGGCGCAATGCTGACGATGAGTATCTTGTGACCTCCATTGCCAAGGCCTGTGCCTTGAACCCTGGAACAAGGACAGCCAGTACAATTCCCCACAGCGGCGCCAGCGAAGGAGCGGAGCCCTGCGACACAGACTTTG ATTCCTCGCTGACGGCATGTTCAGGCGTGGAGAACGCAGCCGCCCCACAGAAGCTGCTGATCCTAGATGCCAGATCCTACACCGCGGCTGTTGCCAACAgggcaaagggagggggctgtgaaTGTGAAG AGTATTATCCAAACTGTGAGGTAGTGTTCATGGGCATGGCCAATATCCACTCCATCAGGAACAGCTTTCAGTACCTGCGTGCTGTCTGCAGCCAGATGCCAGATCCCAGCAA CTGGCTTTCAGCCTTGGAGAGTACCAAGTGGCTGCAGCATCTCTCCATCATGTTGAAGGCAGCAGTTCTGGTCTCAAATGCCGTCGACCGAGAGGGGCGCCCGGTGCTGGTGCACTGCTCAGATGGCTGGGACAGAACCCCGCAGATTATAGCACTGGCAAAGATACTTTTGGACCCCTACTATAGGACCATGGAG GGTTTTCAGGTGCTGATTGAATCAGACTGGCTCGATTTTGGTCACAAATTTGGTGATCGCTGTGGGCACCACGAGAATGTGGAAGATCAGAACGAGCAGTGTCCAGTGTTTCTTCAGTGGCTAGACTCCGTTCATCAGCTGCTCAAGCAGTTCCCCTGCCTGTTTGAATTTAATGAAGCTTTCCTG GTGAAACTGGTGCAGCACACATATTCCTGCCTGTATGGGACTTTCCTGGGCAACAGCCCCTGTGAGCGAGAGATGCACAACATTTACAAACGCACCTGCTCAGTGTGGTCGCTCCTGAGAGCTGGCAACAAGAactttcacaacctcctctacATGCCTGGCACCGAGCAG GTGCTGCATCCAGTGTGCCACGTGCGAGCACTACATCTTTGGACAGCAGTGTACCTTCCAGCATCATACCCCTGTCCTCTTGGGGAGGAGGGCATGGACCGTTATCTGCCCCCGGGATCCCAAAGCCAGGAGTTCAGTGGCAGATCTCTGGACAG GTTACCAAAGACAAGGTCTATGGACGACCTGCTTTCTGCCGGTGACTCCAGCAGCCCGCTGACCCGTACTTCTAGTGATCCAAACCTGAACAACCACTGCCAGGAGGTCAGGGTGGCCTTGGAGCCCAGACATGGCAGCACAGAGGACACTGGGCTGCACCTTGAGGAAAGCAGTGTGATGGCCATGGGAGAAACACAGCAGGTGCCAGTGGAGCCGGGGAAAACTCTGCCCCTGAAAACCACGGCAAACGCCAACAGCCGCACTGATCAGCAAGCGCACTGCAAGCTACCCAGGGGCTGGGCGCCTCCGCCAGCAAGCAACATCTTTCTCGAGACAGAAGTGGAGCGCAGGGTGaatccggaggctgtggatggcatcaGTCCATCTTCAAACCATCGTGGACAGGAGAACTTATGCAGGACTTGTGTCAAAACTGGGGAGCAGCTTGATTCCTGTCCCTATAACCCTTCCAAAGCAACTGGCTTGGAATCCAATGGAAGCTGGAATGTTGTGAACCACCCTAAAGACACCCTAAATCCTGCAGTGGGCATTCCCAGCCAGGACGCCCAAGCAGCAAGTGTCTCTTCTCAGAACAGCCCAGGCCCCACGCCAGGCATGCTGCATCACCACAGAGACACTGGCAGCGGTGGGCACTGTGAGGAAATGGGCCAGGTGGGGACGGTGCCGCTGGAGCAATGGCAAAGGCCCATTTCCCAGAGCCAGACCAGTGAGTTCTCTCTCCTGGCTTCCAACTGGGACAGTTTCCAGGGGATGGTGATGTCACTCCCCAATGGGGAGACAGTAACCAAGCGGCTGCTTTCCTACGGTTGCTGTAACAAGAGGGTGAACAGCAAGCAGCTGCGGGTGCCAGGGCTCTGTCTAAGTAGCCAGTGGTCTCCAAGAGAAGGTGTGAAACCACCAGTCTGCTCCGGCCATCCTAGCGCACATTGTGCAGGTCCTGCAGGGAAGCCAAGCCGGCTGTGGTTACCCTGCCATGTGAAGCAGGTGTCTGGCTCCAAGCATGTGCCACAGAGCAGCCCTTCCCCTGTGCCTCCCCTCTATTTGGATGACGACgggctccccttccccacagaTGTGATTCAGCACAGGCTGCGGCAGATCGAAGCCAGCTACAAGCAGGAAGTGGAGCAGCTGCGTAGGCAGGTGCGAGAGCTCCAGTTAAGGCTGGATATACGTTACTGCTGTGCCCCCCTGGCGGAGCCCCAGATGGACTATGAAGATGACTTT ACCTGTCTAAAGGAATCGGACAGCAGTGACACCGAGGACTTCTTCTCTGATCACAGTGAGGACTGTCTGTCTGAAGCAAGCTGGGAGCCTGTTGATAAGAAAGAGACTGAG GTCACACGCTGGGTTCCAGACCATATGGCATCACACTGCTTTAACTGTGATTGTGAATTCTGGCTAGCCAAACGAAGGCACCACTGCAG GAATTGTGGGAACGTGTTCTGTGCTGGCTGCTGTCATCTGAAGCTGCCCATTCCTGATCAGCAGCTCTACGATCCAGTCCTTGTCTGCAACTCATGTTACGATCACATCCAGGTGTCGCGTGCTAGAGAGCTCATGAGCCAGCACCTGAAGAAACCTATCGCCACAGCTTCCAGTTGA
- the MTMR4 gene encoding phosphatidylinositol-3,5-bisphosphate 3-phosphatase MTMR4 isoform X3 — MMGEEGPPSLEYIQAKDLFPPKELLKEEESLQVPFAVLQGESVEYLGRANDAVIAISNYRLHIKCKDSVISVPLRMMESVESRDMFQLHIVCKDSKVVRCHFSTFKQCQEWLKRLSRAIARPAKPEDLFAFAYHAWCLGVCADEGDQHAHLCHPGDHVKFRFEMELVRMDFDLQNVWRVSDINSNYKLCTSYPQKLLVPVWITDKELENVASFRSWKRIPVVVYRHQPNGAAIARCSQPEISWWGWRNADDEYLVTSIAKACALNPGTRTASTIPHSGASEGAEPCDTDFDSSLTACSGVENAAAPQKLLILDARSYTAAVANRAKGGGCECEEYYPNCEVVFMGMANIHSIRNSFQYLRAVCSQMPDPSNWLSALESTKWLQHLSIMLKAAVLVSNAVDREGRPVLVHCSDGWDRTPQIIALAKILLDPYYRTMEGFQVLIESDWLDFGHKFGDRCGHHENVEDQNEQCPVFLQWLDSVHQLLKQFPCLFEFNEAFLVKLVQHTYSCLYGTFLGNSPCEREMHNIYKRTCSVWSLLRAGNKNFHNLLYMPGTEQVLHPVCHVRALHLWTAVYLPASYPCPLGEEGMDRYLPPGSQSQEFSGRSLDRLPKTRSMDDLLSAGDSSSPLTRTSSDPNLNNHCQEVRVALEPRHGSTEDTGLHLEESSVMAMGETQQVPVEPGKTLPLKTTANANSRTDQQAHCKLPRGWAPPPASNIFLETEVERRVNPEAVDGISPSSNHRGQENLCRTCVKTGEQLDSCPYNPSKATGLESNGSWNVVNHPKDTLNPAVGIPSQDAQAASVSSQNSPGPTPGMLHHHRDTGSGGHCEEMGQVGTVPLEQWQRPISQSQTSEFSLLASNWDSFQGMVMSLPNGETVTKRLLSYGCCNKRVNSKQLRVPGLCLSSQWSPREGVKPPVCSGHPSAHCAGPAGKPSRLWLPCHVKQVSGSKHVPQSSPSPVPPLYLDDDGLPFPTDVIQHRLRQIEASYKQEVEQLRRQVRELQLRLDIRYCCAPLAEPQMDYEDDFTCLKESDSSDTEDFFSDHSEDCLSEASWEPVDKKETEVTRWVPDHMASHCFNCDCEFWLAKRRHHCRNCGNVFCAGCCHLKLPIPDQQLYDPVLVCNSCYDHIQVSRARELMSQHLKKPIATASS, encoded by the exons GTCCCgtttgctgtgctgcagggggagagTGTGGAGTATTTGGGCCGTGCGAATGATGCCGTGATCGCCATCTCCAACTACCGGCTTCATATCAAGTGTAAAGACTCCGTGATCAGT GTGCCTTTGAGGATGATGGAAAGCGTGGAGAGTCGGGACATGTTCCAGCTTCACATCGTCTGCAAGGACTCCAAAGTGGTCAG GTGCCATTTCTCCACCTTTAAGCAGTGCCAGGAGTGGCTGAAGAGGCTGAGCCGTGCCATTGCCCGCCCTGCGAAGCCTGAAGATCTGTTTGCATTCGCCTACCATGCTTGGTGCTTGGGAGTCTGCGCCGACGAGGGTGATCAGCATGCCCATCTGTGCCACCCAG GAGACCATGTGAAGTTCCGGTTTGAGATGGAGCTTGTGAGGATGGACTTCGACTTGCAGAATGTCTGGAGAGTTTCTGACATCAACAGCAATTACAA GCTCTGTACCAGTTACCCTCAGAAGCTGCTAGTTCCTGTCTGGATCACTGACAAGGAGCTGGAGAATGTGGCTTCCTTCAGGTCTTGGAAAAGGATCCCTGTAGTTGTGTACAG ACACCAGCCCAACGGCGCAGCAATCGCACGCTGCAGCCAGCCGGAAATCAGCTGGTGGGGCTGGCGCAATGCTGACGATGAGTATCTTGTGACCTCCATTGCCAAGGCCTGTGCCTTGAACCCTGGAACAAGGACAGCCAGTACAATTCCCCACAGCGGCGCCAGCGAAGGAGCGGAGCCCTGCGACACAGACTTTG ATTCCTCGCTGACGGCATGTTCAGGCGTGGAGAACGCAGCCGCCCCACAGAAGCTGCTGATCCTAGATGCCAGATCCTACACCGCGGCTGTTGCCAACAgggcaaagggagggggctgtgaaTGTGAAG AGTATTATCCAAACTGTGAGGTAGTGTTCATGGGCATGGCCAATATCCACTCCATCAGGAACAGCTTTCAGTACCTGCGTGCTGTCTGCAGCCAGATGCCAGATCCCAGCAA CTGGCTTTCAGCCTTGGAGAGTACCAAGTGGCTGCAGCATCTCTCCATCATGTTGAAGGCAGCAGTTCTGGTCTCAAATGCCGTCGACCGAGAGGGGCGCCCGGTGCTGGTGCACTGCTCAGATGGCTGGGACAGAACCCCGCAGATTATAGCACTGGCAAAGATACTTTTGGACCCCTACTATAGGACCATGGAG GGTTTTCAGGTGCTGATTGAATCAGACTGGCTCGATTTTGGTCACAAATTTGGTGATCGCTGTGGGCACCACGAGAATGTGGAAGATCAGAACGAGCAGTGTCCAGTGTTTCTTCAGTGGCTAGACTCCGTTCATCAGCTGCTCAAGCAGTTCCCCTGCCTGTTTGAATTTAATGAAGCTTTCCTG GTGAAACTGGTGCAGCACACATATTCCTGCCTGTATGGGACTTTCCTGGGCAACAGCCCCTGTGAGCGAGAGATGCACAACATTTACAAACGCACCTGCTCAGTGTGGTCGCTCCTGAGAGCTGGCAACAAGAactttcacaacctcctctacATGCCTGGCACCGAGCAG GTGCTGCATCCAGTGTGCCACGTGCGAGCACTACATCTTTGGACAGCAGTGTACCTTCCAGCATCATACCCCTGTCCTCTTGGGGAGGAGGGCATGGACCGTTATCTGCCCCCGGGATCCCAAAGCCAGGAGTTCAGTGGCAGATCTCTGGACAG GTTACCAAAGACAAGGTCTATGGACGACCTGCTTTCTGCCGGTGACTCCAGCAGCCCGCTGACCCGTACTTCTAGTGATCCAAACCTGAACAACCACTGCCAGGAGGTCAGGGTGGCCTTGGAGCCCAGACATGGCAGCACAGAGGACACTGGGCTGCACCTTGAGGAAAGCAGTGTGATGGCCATGGGAGAAACACAGCAGGTGCCAGTGGAGCCGGGGAAAACTCTGCCCCTGAAAACCACGGCAAACGCCAACAGCCGCACTGATCAGCAAGCGCACTGCAAGCTACCCAGGGGCTGGGCGCCTCCGCCAGCAAGCAACATCTTTCTCGAGACAGAAGTGGAGCGCAGGGTGaatccggaggctgtggatggcatcaGTCCATCTTCAAACCATCGTGGACAGGAGAACTTATGCAGGACTTGTGTCAAAACTGGGGAGCAGCTTGATTCCTGTCCCTATAACCCTTCCAAAGCAACTGGCTTGGAATCCAATGGAAGCTGGAATGTTGTGAACCACCCTAAAGACACCCTAAATCCTGCAGTGGGCATTCCCAGCCAGGACGCCCAAGCAGCAAGTGTCTCTTCTCAGAACAGCCCAGGCCCCACGCCAGGCATGCTGCATCACCACAGAGACACTGGCAGCGGTGGGCACTGTGAGGAAATGGGCCAGGTGGGGACGGTGCCGCTGGAGCAATGGCAAAGGCCCATTTCCCAGAGCCAGACCAGTGAGTTCTCTCTCCTGGCTTCCAACTGGGACAGTTTCCAGGGGATGGTGATGTCACTCCCCAATGGGGAGACAGTAACCAAGCGGCTGCTTTCCTACGGTTGCTGTAACAAGAGGGTGAACAGCAAGCAGCTGCGGGTGCCAGGGCTCTGTCTAAGTAGCCAGTGGTCTCCAAGAGAAGGTGTGAAACCACCAGTCTGCTCCGGCCATCCTAGCGCACATTGTGCAGGTCCTGCAGGGAAGCCAAGCCGGCTGTGGTTACCCTGCCATGTGAAGCAGGTGTCTGGCTCCAAGCATGTGCCACAGAGCAGCCCTTCCCCTGTGCCTCCCCTCTATTTGGATGACGACgggctccccttccccacagaTGTGATTCAGCACAGGCTGCGGCAGATCGAAGCCAGCTACAAGCAGGAAGTGGAGCAGCTGCGTAGGCAGGTGCGAGAGCTCCAGTTAAGGCTGGATATACGTTACTGCTGTGCCCCCCTGGCGGAGCCCCAGATGGACTATGAAGATGACTTT ACCTGTCTAAAGGAATCGGACAGCAGTGACACCGAGGACTTCTTCTCTGATCACAGTGAGGACTGTCTGTCTGAAGCAAGCTGGGAGCCTGTTGATAAGAAAGAGACTGAG GTCACACGCTGGGTTCCAGACCATATGGCATCACACTGCTTTAACTGTGATTGTGAATTCTGGCTAGCCAAACGAAGGCACCACTGCAG GAATTGTGGGAACGTGTTCTGTGCTGGCTGCTGTCATCTGAAGCTGCCCATTCCTGATCAGCAGCTCTACGATCCAGTCCTTGTCTGCAACTCATGTTACGATCACATCCAGGTGTCGCGTGCTAGAGAGCTCATGAGCCAGCACCTGAAGAAACCTATCGCCACAGCTTCCAGTTGA